A window of Sulfobacillus thermosulfidooxidans contains these coding sequences:
- a CDS encoding MarR family winged helix-turn-helix transcriptional regulator, with amino-acid sequence MADRDYYIERLDHIFSRIGRRMRQRMSQETLTLGQYSLLKLLFDSEPMTVGEIAEELELSLASASAMIDRLVNQKLVVRSRSELDRRVVTVRLSPTGKAQVENLHQHRREFLRQLFLQMSEEDLKTLLALIERLEDPGD; translated from the coding sequence TTGGCTGACCGAGATTACTATATCGAGAGACTTGACCATATTTTTTCTCGAATCGGTCGTCGTATGCGTCAGCGCATGTCTCAGGAAACACTCACATTAGGGCAGTATTCCTTGCTGAAATTGTTATTTGACTCTGAACCTATGACAGTCGGGGAAATAGCAGAGGAACTGGAATTATCCCTAGCGAGTGCGAGTGCTATGATTGACCGATTAGTGAATCAAAAACTGGTAGTCCGGTCACGGTCCGAATTGGATCGGCGTGTTGTTACGGTCCGCTTATCACCGACGGGTAAAGCGCAGGTCGAAAATTTGCATCAACACCGGCGAGAATTTTTGCGTCAATTGTTTTTACAGATGTCGGAAGAGGATTTGAAAACGTTGTTAGCGCTCATTGAACGTTTAGAAGATCCGGGAGACTGA